The Planctomycetia bacterium sequence TCCGTTACATGCAACTCTACGGTTGGTGGCAGTTCAACGCTAATCGGATTTCCTTCATAGAACACAACAAATGCCTTCGTGTTGGGTTTCAGAAAACCCATCAATTCGCCTACCAGTTCAGGCTGCAGGGTTACCTGTTCGAAGTTTTCACTGTCCATGAAAACATACCCATCGGTATCCTGGTAAATGTATTCCATTTCCCGTTTATCAAGAAACGCTGTTTCAACCTTGTCCTCAGGCTTGAAACGCTTTTCCACCACGTTACCGGTCTTCAGGCTTTTGATCTTCAAGGTCAAGATGGCTCGCCAGTTGCCCGGCGTATGGAGAGAACGATCTACGACGCTATACAAATTGTTGTCTTCTCCAACAATGACCATTCCCTTACGTACTTCACTGTATTCAATTGGCACGACCAACACTCCAAGAATGGATGCCCAGGCATCCTCACTATTCAGTAGAGCTATTGTTATAGGACGGATAGTAAGGTGGAGAAGGTGAAGGCCTAAACTTCTTTGCCATGTGATGATATCCAATGAAGAATATCTTCAACAAATGGACAACCAGGTTCGAATTCGAGCGTATGGTGAGCAGACGGATATTCAATGATTGTGCTTTTGTCAGATTTCTGTTCCAGCCATAAACGGGTATCTCGGTTTCGAATGATACGATCCTGCCCTGCCAGCAGCAACAGCGTGGGAACGGGTTGTAATTTCTGGATGCGTTGCACGGCTTTGTCCAACCAGAAACTTTCTACCAGCAACCGGGCAGTTGCATGGTGCAACGATAACGGATCATGCTTTAAGTAATCTTGATTGCCTGGCTGAGCAGTAAACAACTCAGGATCATTAAGCGGAATGGGAAAATTCTTGAGCGGAGTAATGTATCTGGAACGGGCTATGCCCAGTCGAACTGACAATGGCGGTGATACCTGTGGAAATAAACCGGGACACAAGAGCACCAGTTGATCCATCACGGGTTGAGGTTCCGCGCACAGCATGGCTCCCAGTTTCCCGGCCCACGAAGTGGCCAGAAGTGTTACGGGAACATTTAATCCATCAGCTTGGATCAATTCGCGGATGTCACTCAGCAATCGCTGATAACTGGGTATGTCGCCACGGTTCTTCCAGTTCAGCCCGGAGCCACGGCGATCCAGATAAGTAACAATATAACCCGCTTCAGCAAACTTGCGTGATGATTTTTCATACCAGCCACCATGACTTTGAATACCGTGCAGGCAAACAAGATGTCCTTTCACCTCGCCATCAGGAACATAGGCACGAAAGTGCAGCGGATAGCCATCACTGGCTTTGAAGATCATGATCCGAGAAGTGACATTAGCCAAGGATCACCACCTTGCTTTGGGTGACTCTCTCAACTGCATCGTGATGGATTTGAATGCCAAGTCCAGGCCCGTTCAATGCAGCGGCTTTGCCTCCCACGCCGAAGGTTATGTCGTGCATGCCCAGCGATTCTTTCACCAGCCAGCGATCGTACGAGCCTTCCAGAGCCAGCAAACCTTTTACACTGCAAGCGAAGTGCCTGCCCGCTGCAGAGAGCACCGCAGTTTCCCCCACCTGACAACCTAATTGCAAGCCCAAGCGATGTTGCTGAGCAAACTGGGCCAGTTTCAATGTCCTGATGAATCCTCCACATTTGGAGAGTCGCAGGTTGAACAAGTCTCCCCACCTTTCCTGCACACATTGCTGTGCATCTGCCATACCGCAAAGAGACTCATCCAGCATCACTGGCATGGGGATGGCAGCGCGAATCCTGGCAAGTTTGCCGATCTCCTCATGCAGGACAGGCTGCTCTACCCAACGAATCTGAAAAGGCGACAACTGCTCCCAGTGCTCGGCGACTTCATCCACCTTCCATGCCTCATTGGCATCGAGACGCAGTTCCATACCCGATCCCATATACTTGCGGATGGTTCGCAAGCGTGCAACATCGTTCTGGCCTGCAATCCCCACTTTCACTTTACATTGCTTGAAACCAAACCAACGCCGTGTCATAGCCTGCATTGCCAGTTTGAAGCCGGTCGCTGATGTGATAGCTACGCTATACTGAATCCGATCTCGCGGTTGAAAGAGTTCAGGTGCGATGATGTTAGTAACCGAACTGAGGGGCTTCTGAAAATAATGTCCCCAGGCATCCAGCCAGGCGAGTTCCACAGCACAGCGGACTGCATGGGTGCTGATGCCACGCGCATCGTCCTGCTGGATGGAGGTAATATTCCAGCTTTCAATAGCACGAATGGCTTCTTCAAAACTTGCTGGACTGATTTTCAGGGGAGAAAGGTCATTCTTTTGCAGCACAGCAAGTGCTGATGCAATCGTTTCACCCGTGACATAATCACGGGGAACTCCTTCGCCATATCCTACTATGCCATTTCCGAGATGGCATTCCATCAGCAGATTGTCCGTCTCACGACGTTCATGAGACGCATGCTTGATGGGCTTGCGTAGCGGAATGCGTATGTGGCGGGCAACCAGCTTCTGGATATTCATCCTGATTATTTAGTCTTTGCATTGCTTAATGCAAGCAGGGCAAAGGCGGTAACCAGGTTGGCATCGCCTTCCATCCATCGGTCCTGTTCGTTCACCCAGCTGCCGTCGGACTTCTGGGTTTTGGCCAGTTGCTGAATCAGGTCTTTGCGCCAGTCATGCTTGTTACCTTTGCTGTCTTCCAGGATATCCATGTCGAGAGCCAGCAATGCTTTGGTCATCATGTTGTAGCCATAGTACAATCCATGCTTTTCCCGGCCTGGTGGCATACCGACGTTCACTTCCATCGAGTAATTCTTCTTGATCCACTTGATGGCTTCCTGCACCCGCGGATCATTCTTGTCAACGCCTGCGTAGATCATACTTTTGACGCCTGCATAAGTAATACTGGCGTAACCCGGCCCGGGACTTGCATCGCTTTGATTGGCGTTGGCTTTGGTTTCGGCTGGATTGTAGATGAAGCTGCCATCGTTGTAGGTAGCTGCCCAAGGCTGATCCTGATGTTCTCCTTTGAGATTCTGACTTCGACTCAGAAAAATTGAAGCCTTTTTAAAAGCAGGATTATCGGATTTGACACCTGCTGCCTGCAATGCTTCCAGAGCAAAGCTGCTGTTGCTCATGTCAGGACGACTTTTGCTGTCGTAGCCAAAACCACCGTAGAATTTATCCTTCGTGGTCAATCCTTCGGTTTCATCCCATTGTAAGCCAATCAGGAACTTGGCGCCAGCATCGACCACCGATTGATACTTACCATCCCTGTTGGCAGCAGCGAATGCCATCACATTTACTGCTGTTACATAGTTCTTGAGTTGCTGTTTGGGGTTATTGCCAGCGATGTGTCCTTCTTTAGTGTTGATGAGTTTTTCCAGATATCCCAGAGCATTCTGAATCATGGGATCACTGATAGGCACTTTGCCGGTCTTGAGTAAAGCAGTGACCACGATTCCGGTGATTCCTATATGCCTGTCACCACTCCAGCTGCCATCAGGGGCCTGAGTTTTCCTCAGGTAAGCAATGCCCTGATCAGTCATTTTATTCCATGACTCAGAAGTATCTTGACCATGCAGAGAAAAGACACAAACTCCGGTTAATATCAGTACAAGACAGGCGCTTACAATACGCATGGTACATCTCACAGATACGAATTTGGGTGTCACTATAGTGTCTTCAAATGCCTCTATGGCACGGTAATTATAGACTGAACCACCATGATTCTATCTCGTGTCAGTGCAACCTATTGAGCAAAGACTTTCCTCAACAGTGCCAGACTCTTGGGGATGGCAGTCTCTGGCAATTCCTTCCCTTCAAACTCCAGGGACACAAATCCCTTGTAATGATGTTTCTTGAGCAAAGCAGCAATGCGTTCATAGTCGAGCTCAAGCGTGTACCACATGCCTCCACCATAGTAGGTTTTGGCTTGCACCAACACCGTGTCAGGTGCAAGTTGTTCGAGTTTGGGGTAGGGATCCTCGAGGAAATTTCCAGTATCCAGAGTTACCTTCAGCCATGGGGATTTCACGGCATCAATGACTCGTTTTACGCCTTCGGGAGTTAACCCGAGTCCCCAGTGGTTTTCCAGACCCATGACGACTCCACATTTCTCAGCCACGGGGATCAGTTTCTCGAAGCTGTCGATCACCCAGCCGAAGCCATCGTCCTCCGTATAGCCCTGTAAGCGTGGTTCGATGCCTCTGTTCTTCATCAACTCATCGAAGTTTTTGCTGGTGTTCCATCGACCGGTGTTAACCCGCATGGTGGGAATACCTAACCCATAAGCCAGTTCCAGGCATTTCGCTGTGTGTTCGATGTTCTTCTTACGCTCTTCCACACTGGGTGTAAGAAAAGTCTGATGGGTGGAAAACCCACAAAGGGATAGGCCATTGATGAATGCCCGACGTTTGAGCTTCTGCAAAGTTGCAGACGACTCATCAGTCATCTGTCGATGCAATATTTCGAAGCCGTCAAATCCCATTTCTCCTGCCTGGTCGATGTTCTTTTCCAGGTCACGCCAATCGTCATGTTTGAATTGCCAGAAAGAGTAACTCGAAACGCCGATCAGATTAGGACGACGTACAGAATGAGTGGAATCGCTGGCGAAGCTGAATCCAGGCAGGACCACACTTGCAGCCAGGGTGCCCAACAATTGACGACGATGGGTAAGCATGGATGACTTTCCTGAAGAGATGCAGTCGTTTTACATGAACAACACCTGTTCGCCATGCCAATCCATCTGAAGAAACCTGATTGATTGACTTGGCTTAACCCCACTCTTCGCTGTGGTTACCCATACAATGTCCGCCAGGGCCTTCGTATCTGGCAAGGATGGTTATGAGCCGGCTTGGATCAAATGTAGTACACCAGTTTCGTCAATTTTTCGGAACCAAATCGCAGCGACGGTTTGCCAAGGCAGCACTGCAGATTAATGCCATCCGTTACTGGGAAAGTGTTTACGAGAAACTTTCTGAACCCGAGATTAAGTCCACCAGCCAGAAATTGCGTGGCAGAGCGCGAGGGGGTGAAAGCCTCGACAAGATGATTCCTGAAGCTTTTGGCCTGGTATGTGTCGCCGCCAAACGCTCGGTCAACATGAGGCCTTTCGATGTGCAACTGGCTGGCGGTATGGTGCTTCACTTTGGTGCCTTGGCAGAACTTGCTACTGGTGAAGGAAAGACGCTGACAGCTTCATTGCCTACCTATCTGAATGCCCTGACAGGCAAGGGCGTTCATGTTGCCACGGTTAACGATTACCTGGCCAAACGTGATTATGATTTGAATCTGCCTATCTTCGATTTACTCGGCGTTTCAGGCGGCGTTCTCCAGATGAAAATGCCCGACGATAAGCGGTATACCGCCTACCGTCAGGACATCACCTACGGCATGGCGTCCGAATTCGGGTTCGATTTTCTGCGTGATCGTCTCAAGGTGCGTGGACAAGGGCAGACCGGAGGGATTCCATTTTATCGTGCTTGGGATGCGGATGGAGGCAATGAGCAACTCAGGCAGCAACTTGATGCCAACACCCAACGCGATTTTAATTACGCCATCGTCGATGAAGCGGATAGCATCCTGATTGATGAAGCCCGAACGCCGTTAATTATCAGTACTGCCAGCCGACCGGCGACCCCTGAAGAAAGCGTGGTCTATTACTGGGCAGACAAAATTGCCCGACAGTCACGTTACGAAGAGCATTTCACCTACGATCAGAAGAAGCAGAAAATTGAACTGACCGAAGCAGGCCGCCATCTGGCACGGTACAGCAACCCGCCCACAGGCGAACATTCACATGCCATGGATAAGCTGTTTGAGGCTGTTGAAAAAGCGATTTTTGCCCATGTACGTTATCGCAAAGATCAGCACTACATGATTCACGAAGGCAAGATCATCATCATAGATGAATACACAGGCCGTCGCATGCCGGATCGACACTGGCGAGCTGGTCTGCACCAGGCAGTGGAAGCCAAGGAAAATGTCCAGGTAACAATTGCCAGCGATCATGCTGCCCAGGTAACCTTCCAGGCCTTTTATCGCCTTTACAAGAAGCTGGCAGGTATGACGGGTACGGCTCACCCCAATGAACGTGAATTTGCGCGAGTTTACAAACTTCCCGTGGTGGCTATTCCCACCAATCGGCCCATGATTCGTCAGCAGTGGCCTGATACGGTTTTCCCAACAGAAGATGTAAAATTCCAGGCAGTTGCTGCCGATGTGAAAAAGCTTGTCAATCAAGGCCGCGCTGTGTTGATAGGTACCCGCTCGGTGGAAAAATCGGAACGCCTCAGCGAGAAACTGAAAGCACTCGATATCAAACATGAAATCATCAATGCCAGACATCATGAAACAGAAGCAATCGTAGTTTCCAAGGCAGGTGAGCCGGGTGCTGTTACCATTGCCACGAATATGGCTGGTCGTGGCACGGATATCAAATTAGGCAAAGGTGTCGCCGAGGCAGGTGGTTTGCATGTTCTGGGTACAGAACGACACGATGCAAGGCGAGTTGATCGACAATTGGCAGGACGTTCTGGACGGCAAGGCGATCCGGGCAGTTGCCAGTTCTATCTTTCCCTGGAGGATGAATTGCTCGAGGCATTAGGTTCCAATCGGCAGGAGCAATTAAAACAACTGGGCAGCAGCGGGAAAAATGTTGATTGGCAGCAATATCAGAAACTCTTTGAAATTGCCCAACGAAGGACAGAACGTAAGCACTACAAACAGCGTGTGGATTTAATGGTCTATGAAAAACAGCGTCAGGAAATTCTTAAGGAACTCGGTGCGGATCCTTATGTAGATTAAAAAAACCTGCGGAATGAACCGCAGGTTTGAATGTATTTTTCTCGCTGATCACTCTTTCTTTTCCTTTTCCTTGCTCTTGGAACTGCTGCTTCCCGAACTACGTGAGGAGCCGCTTTCCTTGGAGCCTGCTGAACTGCCACGAGGCGGTTCGGTCCTGGAACGGGAACCGGCTGCCTCAGTACCACTTGAGTTGCCTAAAGTTTTTGGTGGAGTATTCTGCTTGAGGGGCGGCAAGGTCTTGCTGCCTGGACCTCCCGTTGCCCCAGTTCCTGCCTTGGTTGGATCATTTTTCATAGGAGGAAGTCTGGTTTCACCAGTCTTTCCTGCTCCAGTCTTGGAGTTGGAATTTTCGTCATTGTCCCGTGTTTTACCTGCTGTATTTCCAGGGTCATTTTTCATGGGAGGTAACCGGTTATCACCTGTTTTGCCTGCACCCGTTTTGGATGATGCTGAACCAGTATTGCTCGCACCTTCCTTGTCTCGATTAGTACCGGCATTGGCATTACCAAACCGCTCCATCGATTTGCCAGCCGTATTCGGATTCCGATTGATTCTGCTGACACTGTTGCCTGGAATAGCTGGTGGCAGATTTGAAGGCTGTCCACCCAGAGAACCAGCAACAGGATTTTTGCCGGGCGTCTTGTCGCCATCATCAGTACCGCGGTTTGTTGGAATCTTAGACACGATAGGCGACTTCGGAATGTTTACGGTACGAATCTTGGTTGCAGTTTGGCCGGTATTGCCCGTCTTGCCTGGTGCAGTGCCATCACCTGCAACGCCACCTCGTTCTATCTTCACACGCTCCATACCGACTTTGCGAACCTCTGCAGCGGTTTTACCGAAATCGCGAGCCCTGACATCATTGATCTTCTCTATTTTCATGGGGGCATCAGGGTTCTTCGCCAGATTAGCTGTATACGTCTTCATCGGCTTGGCTAATGCCATCTGATTCACATTGACGTTGTTATTGACAATCTTCGTGTTGTTATTGTTGATGGTGATATTGTTGATAACCGTCTGCTGGCTCACAAATGTTCGGGCAGGGCGAAGATTGACATTGTCGCGGTAACGTTCGTATCCTAGGCGGACCTCAACCCCCCAGCGGGGATTAGTCCGTCGATAGTGTGCTTCGTAGTAAGCGAAGTCTCCGGAGTAAAAACGGGGGCCACGAGCTACCGTGAAATTAAACCAGGGAGTAATGCCAACCGACAGATAACTGGTAGCGTAATAGTCGCCGAAATAATAATGCCCGTAGGCTGGCCTGCAGAAGAAGTGTGGTGTAATCACGTCAATATCCAGACACACTGCTGGGCGATAGATGTAGCCTGGGCGATAAACCACTGCTCGATCAAAGTAGCATGGAGCAAACAGAATGCCTCGACGGCGAATCGACCAGTCCCAGTATCCATCGACGAAGATATAGCCTGATGGTGTCCAACAGTAAGTTGCAGGCACCCAGCACCAGCCGGGTTGACTTGCAATCCAGTATCCGGGTCTCCATAAATACCGAGTATCCCGATAA is a genomic window containing:
- a CDS encoding YXWGXW repeat-containing protein; its protein translation is MTLKKIIQWSLLPIGAALLSVATMQPVIIAQGAADNSNNGTMENGQQVLTRGPIHEAFGQPTVFNPKPGLLIPQKPPQPVEELPPDEKPEGENVAWLGGYWSWDEEKNDFMWISGFWRVLPPGRQWMPGYWNEKAGQHQWVSGYWANAEIDDEEIIDEAPPESLERGAPPTAPSEDHIWVPGTYVYRDTRYLWRPGYWIASQPGWCWVPATYCWTPSGYIFVDGYWDWSIRRRGILFAPCYFDRAVVYRPGYIYRPAVCLDIDVITPHFFCRPAYGHYYFGDYYATSYLSVGITPWFNFTVARGPRFYSGDFAYYEAHYRRTNPRWGVEVRLGYERYRDNVNLRPARTFVSQQTVINNITINNNNTKIVNNNVNVNQMALAKPMKTYTANLAKNPDAPMKIEKINDVRARDFGKTAAEVRKVGMERVKIERGGVAGDGTAPGKTGNTGQTATKIRTVNIPKSPIVSKIPTNRGTDDGDKTPGKNPVAGSLGGQPSNLPPAIPGNSVSRINRNPNTAGKSMERFGNANAGTNRDKEGASNTGSASSKTGAGKTGDNRLPPMKNDPGNTAGKTRDNDENSNSKTGAGKTGETRLPPMKNDPTKAGTGATGGPGSKTLPPLKQNTPPKTLGNSSGTEAAGSRSRTEPPRGSSAGSKESGSSRSSGSSSSKSKEKEKKE
- a CDS encoding alpha/beta fold hydrolase; this translates as MANVTSRIMIFKASDGYPLHFRAYVPDGEVKGHLVCLHGIQSHGGWYEKSSRKFAEAGYIVTYLDRRGSGLNWKNRGDIPSYQRLLSDIRELIQADGLNVPVTLLATSWAGKLGAMLCAEPQPVMDQLVLLCPGLFPQVSPPLSVRLGIARSRYITPLKNFPIPLNDPELFTAQPGNQDYLKHDPLSLHHATARLLVESFWLDKAVQRIQKLQPVPTLLLLAGQDRIIRNRDTRLWLEQKSDKSTIIEYPSAHHTLEFEPGCPFVEDILHWISSHGKEV
- a CDS encoding sugar phosphate isomerase/epimerase, with product MLTHRRQLLGTLAASVVLPGFSFASDSTHSVRRPNLIGVSSYSFWQFKHDDWRDLEKNIDQAGEMGFDGFEILHRQMTDESSATLQKLKRRAFINGLSLCGFSTHQTFLTPSVEERKKNIEHTAKCLELAYGLGIPTMRVNTGRWNTSKNFDELMKNRGIEPRLQGYTEDDGFGWVIDSFEKLIPVAEKCGVVMGLENHWGLGLTPEGVKRVIDAVKSPWLKVTLDTGNFLEDPYPKLEQLAPDTVLVQAKTYYGGGMWYTLELDYERIAALLKKHHYKGFVSLEFEGKELPETAIPKSLALLRKVFAQ
- the efp gene encoding elongation factor P — protein: MVIVGEDNNLYSVVDRSLHTPGNWRAILTLKIKSLKTGNVVEKRFKPEDKVETAFLDKREMEYIYQDTDGYVFMDSENFEQVTLQPELVGELMGFLKPNTKAFVVFYEGNPISVELPPTVELHVTETEPSMKGATAAAQYKPAITETGLKVTVPPFVGVGELIKIDTRTGEYLERVKN
- a CDS encoding dipeptide epimerase, with amino-acid sequence MNIQKLVARHIRIPLRKPIKHASHERRETDNLLMECHLGNGIVGYGEGVPRDYVTGETIASALAVLQKNDLSPLKISPASFEEAIRAIESWNITSIQQDDARGISTHAVRCAVELAWLDAWGHYFQKPLSSVTNIIAPELFQPRDRIQYSVAITSATGFKLAMQAMTRRWFGFKQCKVKVGIAGQNDVARLRTIRKYMGSGMELRLDANEAWKVDEVAEHWEQLSPFQIRWVEQPVLHEEIGKLARIRAAIPMPVMLDESLCGMADAQQCVQERWGDLFNLRLSKCGGFIRTLKLAQFAQQHRLGLQLGCQVGETAVLSAAGRHFACSVKGLLALEGSYDRWLVKESLGMHDITFGVGGKAAALNGPGLGIQIHHDAVERVTQSKVVILG
- a CDS encoding preprotein translocase subunit SecA: MVMSRLGSNVVHQFRQFFGTKSQRRFAKAALQINAIRYWESVYEKLSEPEIKSTSQKLRGRARGGESLDKMIPEAFGLVCVAAKRSVNMRPFDVQLAGGMVLHFGALAELATGEGKTLTASLPTYLNALTGKGVHVATVNDYLAKRDYDLNLPIFDLLGVSGGVLQMKMPDDKRYTAYRQDITYGMASEFGFDFLRDRLKVRGQGQTGGIPFYRAWDADGGNEQLRQQLDANTQRDFNYAIVDEADSILIDEARTPLIISTASRPATPEESVVYYWADKIARQSRYEEHFTYDQKKQKIELTEAGRHLARYSNPPTGEHSHAMDKLFEAVEKAIFAHVRYRKDQHYMIHEGKIIIIDEYTGRRMPDRHWRAGLHQAVEAKENVQVTIASDHAAQVTFQAFYRLYKKLAGMTGTAHPNEREFARVYKLPVVAIPTNRPMIRQQWPDTVFPTEDVKFQAVAADVKKLVNQGRAVLIGTRSVEKSERLSEKLKALDIKHEIINARHHETEAIVVSKAGEPGAVTIATNMAGRGTDIKLGKGVAEAGGLHVLGTERHDARRVDRQLAGRSGRQGDPGSCQFYLSLEDELLEALGSNRQEQLKQLGSSGKNVDWQQYQKLFEIAQRRTERKHYKQRVDLMVYEKQRQEILKELGADPYVD
- a CDS encoding terpene cyclase/mutase family protein; its protein translation is MRIVSACLVLILTGVCVFSLHGQDTSESWNKMTDQGIAYLRKTQAPDGSWSGDRHIGITGIVVTALLKTGKVPISDPMIQNALGYLEKLINTKEGHIAGNNPKQQLKNYVTAVNVMAFAAANRDGKYQSVVDAGAKFLIGLQWDETEGLTTKDKFYGGFGYDSKSRPDMSNSSFALEALQAAGVKSDNPAFKKASIFLSRSQNLKGEHQDQPWAATYNDGSFIYNPAETKANANQSDASPGPGYASITYAGVKSMIYAGVDKNDPRVQEAIKWIKKNYSMEVNVGMPPGREKHGLYYGYNMMTKALLALDMDILEDSKGNKHDWRKDLIQQLAKTQKSDGSWVNEQDRWMEGDANLVTAFALLALSNAKTK